In the Geobacter sp. FeAm09 genome, one interval contains:
- a CDS encoding GGDEF domain-containing protein, protein MALDGKTPGSTLPDDISRFENIIADGNPLYPKFKLLLESYKKLARHAEGLVHENGLLGIQLVELNRSLELATRVDPMTGLANRRHIKEKVEQEYSRAQRHNRTFSIILADIDNFTRINDSYGYNAGDDVLVEISRVFMGCVRQEDVCARWGGEEFLILLPETSIEGALAVAQKIHESVAMTEFKASKPGIRTTISIGLSEYTPGQALFECVNRADHALQQAKKSGKNRYIAEP, encoded by the coding sequence ATGGCCTTGGACGGAAAAACACCCGGATCGACATTGCCCGACGACATCAGCCGGTTCGAGAATATCATCGCCGACGGCAATCCCCTGTACCCCAAGTTCAAGCTGCTGCTGGAGAGCTATAAGAAGCTCGCCCGCCACGCGGAAGGCCTGGTCCACGAGAACGGACTGCTCGGTATCCAGCTCGTGGAACTCAACCGCTCCCTTGAGCTGGCGACCAGGGTAGACCCCATGACCGGCCTGGCGAACCGCCGCCACATCAAGGAAAAGGTCGAACAGGAGTACAGTCGCGCCCAGCGGCACAACCGCACTTTTTCCATCATCCTGGCCGACATCGACAACTTCACGAGGATCAACGACAGCTACGGCTACAATGCCGGGGACGACGTTCTGGTGGAAATCTCGCGCGTGTTCATGGGGTGCGTGCGCCAGGAGGATGTGTGTGCCCGTTGGGGAGGCGAGGAGTTTCTCATCCTCCTGCCTGAAACCTCGATTGAGGGCGCCTTGGCGGTGGCCCAGAAAATCCACGAGTCGGTTGCCATGACGGAGTTCAAAGCCAGCAAGCCGGGCATCCGGACCACCATCAGCATCGGGCTCAGCGAGTACACCCCCGGCCAGGCGCTGTTCGAGTGCGTCAACCGGGCCGACCACGCCCTGCAGCAGGCCAAGAAAAGCGGGAAAAATCGTTATATCGCCGAGCCGTAG
- a CDS encoding Hpt domain-containing protein encodes MTVDKLAVLERIDNDQELFVEICAIFKHDGPELARKLRDAVDAGQLVVAIRHAHSLKSSAANIGAYELSELARQAELAGNQGDASIISALLPVIDAKLHEVIAELS; translated from the coding sequence ATGACGGTTGACAAACTCGCGGTGCTCGAACGGATAGACAACGACCAGGAACTGTTTGTCGAAATCTGCGCCATCTTCAAGCATGATGGGCCTGAACTCGCGCGCAAGTTGCGGGATGCGGTCGATGCCGGCCAGCTTGTGGTGGCGATCCGCCATGCCCACTCCCTCAAGTCCTCGGCGGCCAATATCGGGGCTTATGAGCTCAGCGAACTTGCCCGCCAGGCGGAGTTGGCCGGAAACCAGGGCGACGCCAGCATTATCAGCGCCCTGCTCCCCGTGATCGACGCCAAGCTGCACGAGGTGATCGCCGAGCTGTCCTAG
- a CDS encoding CopD family protein has translation MPFILTIAFIVFSNIPANALEEYAQQTGKECGFCHLSRAGGGELTAAGKRFELHHSLADVTPKTAEAAPERTSSGALSRVLRLVSGYIHLVVAIFWFGTILYVHLVLKPAYASQGLPRGEVRVGLASMAAMALTGGILTHYRITSSELLLHTRFGILLLIKISLFAIMVVSALVAVFVIGPRLRARREEAASPAPAGTSFTPEELAFFDGTQGRPAYFAHNGTVYDASASALWKGGTHAGRHPAGQDLTPFLGQAPHGEDRLLTLPRVGSIAQTPAAPARPFHVRAFFFMAYMNLAMVFSITLIVALWRWW, from the coding sequence ATGCCATTTATATTAACCATCGCTTTTATCGTATTTTCAAATATCCCAGCCAACGCCCTGGAAGAGTATGCGCAGCAGACCGGCAAGGAATGCGGCTTTTGCCATCTGAGCCGAGCCGGCGGCGGTGAACTGACCGCGGCAGGCAAGCGGTTCGAGCTGCACCACTCCCTGGCGGACGTCACCCCCAAAACCGCCGAAGCGGCCCCCGAGCGCACCTCCAGCGGCGCCCTCTCCCGCGTCCTGCGGTTGGTGAGCGGCTACATCCATCTGGTGGTGGCCATATTCTGGTTCGGTACGATCCTCTACGTGCACCTGGTGCTCAAACCGGCCTACGCCTCGCAGGGGCTGCCCCGGGGCGAAGTGCGGGTCGGGCTGGCCTCCATGGCTGCCATGGCCCTGACCGGCGGCATCCTGACCCACTACCGGATCACCTCCAGCGAGCTGCTCCTGCACACCCGGTTCGGCATCCTGTTGCTGATCAAGATCAGCCTGTTCGCCATTATGGTCGTCTCCGCCCTGGTGGCGGTATTCGTGATCGGCCCCCGCCTGCGGGCACGGCGGGAAGAAGCGGCCAGCCCGGCTCCAGCGGGCACATCCTTCACGCCGGAGGAGTTGGCCTTCTTCGACGGCACCCAGGGGCGACCGGCCTACTTCGCCCATAACGGCACGGTGTACGACGCCAGCGCCAGCGCGCTCTGGAAAGGTGGCACCCATGCCGGGCGCCACCCGGCCGGCCAGGACCTGACCCCGTTTCTCGGCCAAGCCCCCCACGGCGAGGACCGGCTGCTGACCCTGCCCCGCGTCGGGAGCATCGCCCAAACTCCGGCCGCTCCGGCGCGGCCGTTCCATGTGCGGGCATTCTTCTTCATGGCATACATGAATCTGGCCATGGTGTTTTCGATCACCCTGATCGTCGCCCTCTGGCGGTGGTGGTGA
- a CDS encoding DUF4118 domain-containing protein translates to MGRTPLITPVLTPSPARDGAVYAASFTILLCIGWLDYSTGYEFGFFIFYFIPVSVSAWFGGKRPGLFMAGASAVCWYLSDKYTNHPYSRAYFIYWEMFMRLISFLTTALTIARIRQMLINEIQLNHRLEEALHELGKLKEAVQGKEPSPCTGQGEKPEGLNGG, encoded by the coding sequence ATGGGCCGTACCCCTCTCATCACGCCAGTCTTGACACCGTCGCCCGCCAGGGATGGGGCGGTTTACGCCGCAAGCTTTACCATACTGCTGTGCATCGGCTGGCTCGATTATAGTACCGGCTACGAGTTCGGATTTTTCATCTTCTACTTCATCCCGGTTTCCGTTTCGGCCTGGTTCGGCGGCAAACGCCCCGGGCTCTTCATGGCCGGCGCCTCGGCCGTATGCTGGTACCTGTCGGACAAGTACACCAACCATCCGTACTCCCGCGCCTACTTCATCTACTGGGAGATGTTCATGCGCCTGATCTCGTTCCTTACCACGGCGCTCACCATCGCCCGGATCAGACAAATGCTGATCAACGAAATACAGCTCAACCACCGGCTGGAAGAAGCGCTCCACGAGCTGGGCAAACTGAAAGAAGCCGTTCAAGGGAAAGAGCCGTCTCCCTGCACGGGGCAGGGGGAAAAGCCCGAGGGTCTCAACGGGGGGTGA